The following coding sequences lie in one Phaenicophaeus curvirostris isolate KB17595 chromosome 5, BPBGC_Pcur_1.0, whole genome shotgun sequence genomic window:
- the FGF3 gene encoding fibroblast growth factor 3, with the protein MVIIWILFLSLLQEPWSPGRAAGVPEAAGASPSPPRPRRDAGGRGGVYEHLGGAPRRRKLYCATKYHLQIHPSGKINGTLEKNSVFSILEITAVDVGIVAIKGLFSGRYLAVNKRGRLYASENYNAECEFVERIHELGYNTYASRLYRTVPNRAGTKRKASAERLWYVSINGKGRPRRGFKTRRTQKSSLFLPRVLDNKDHEMVRLFHTNMKYRESLLKPPSKNQRRRRGR; encoded by the exons ATGGTCATAATTTGGATCTTGTTCCTGAGTTTGTTGCAGGAGCCGTGGTCCCCGGGGCGGGCTGCGGGGGTGCCCGAGGCAGCCGGAGCATCCCCGAGCCCTCCCCGGCCGCGCCGGGACGCGGGGGGACGCGGCGGGGTCTACGAGCACCTCGGGGGAGCTCCCAGGCGCAGGAAACTCTACTGTGCCACCAAGTACCACCTCCAGATCCACCCCAGCGGCAAGATCAACGGCACCCTGGAGAAAAACAGCGTCTTCA GTATTCTTGAAATAACTGCTGTTGATGTTGGAATCGTTGCCATCAAGGGCTTGTTCTCTGGCAGATACCTGGCCGTGAACAAAAGAGGCAGACTTTATGCATCA GAAAATTATAATGCAGAGTGTGAGTTCGTAGAGAGGATCCATGAATTGGGTTATAACACCTATGCATCCCGTCTCTACCGGACTGTACCTAACAGAGCCGGCACCAAGCGCAAAGCCAGCGCGGAGAGACTCTGGTATGTCTCAATCAATGGGAAAGGACGACCCAGAAGGGGCTTTAAAACTCGCAGGACACAGAAATCATCACTCTTTCTGCCCAGAGTATTGGATAACAAAGACCATGAAATGGTCCGACTGTTTCACACAAACATGAAATACCGAGAGAGCCTCCTGAAGCCCCCAAGCAAGAACCAGCGAAGAAGGAGAGGACGCTGA